One stretch of Mycobacterium riyadhense DNA includes these proteins:
- a CDS encoding integrase catalytic domain-containing protein, with the protein MASRGEITTKYAKAYVKASKKDKGLILDQVMSVTDWSRDNARRRLTGAAKRRAGTGRGVAARPRKPRTPKYSYDALKVLQRVWAASGGQCGKYLAASMALQLDGLQRHGELVFGRDRYSPKVRQELLAMSAASIDRYLKTAKAKDQISGVSTTKPSPLLRNSIKVRRAGDEVDTEPGFFEGDTVAHCGPTLKGEFARTLNLTDVHTGWVFTRTMRNNAHTHVLAALRKAVIEIPYAVTGLDFDNGTEFLNKPVINWAGDKGIYFTRSRPYKKNDQATIESKNNHLVRKYAFYYRYDTPEERAVLNRLWRLVNDRLNYLTPTIKPIGYTSTADGRRRRCYDAPQTPLDRLLAAQVLSPAQRAELIAYRDSLNPAEIGREIADLQNRLVLLAKQKTEQLYLASIRTALPDIRKGVRIKASRTAPRFRGHSYVRH; encoded by the coding sequence ATGGCGTCTCGGGGCGAGATCACCACGAAGTACGCCAAGGCGTATGTGAAGGCGTCGAAAAAGGACAAGGGGCTGATTTTGGATCAAGTGATGTCGGTGACGGACTGGTCACGCGATAACGCCCGCCGGCGGCTTACAGGAGCGGCGAAACGGCGGGCCGGGACGGGCCGCGGGGTCGCTGCACGGCCCCGTAAGCCGCGGACCCCGAAGTACTCCTATGACGCGTTGAAGGTGCTGCAGAGGGTGTGGGCCGCTTCGGGTGGGCAGTGCGGGAAGTACCTGGCCGCCTCGATGGCGTTGCAGCTCGACGGGTTGCAACGGCACGGCGAGTTGGTGTTCGGGCGTGACCGCTACAGTCCCAAAGTGCGCCAGGAACTGCTGGCGATGAGTGCGGCCAGCATCGATCGTTATCTGAAGACCGCGAAGGCCAAGGATCAGATATCGGGTGTGTCGACAACGAAACCCTCACCGCTGCTGCGGAATTCGATCAAGGTCCGCAGAGCTGGGGATGAGGTGGACACGGAGCCGGGGTTCTTCGAGGGTGATACCGTCGCCCATTGTGGGCCGACCCTCAAAGGGGAGTTCGCCCGCACCTTGAATCTGACCGATGTGCACACCGGGTGGGTGTTCACCCGCACGATGCGCAACAATGCCCACACCCATGTGCTGGCCGCGCTGCGTAAAGCTGTCATCGAGATTCCTTACGCGGTAACAGGTTTGGACTTTGACAACGGCACCGAGTTTCTCAACAAACCAGTGATTAACTGGGCCGGAGACAAAGGGATCTACTTCACCCGCTCGCGCCCGTACAAGAAGAACGACCAGGCCACTATCGAGTCGAAGAACAACCACCTGGTCCGCAAGTACGCGTTCTACTACCGCTACGACACGCCCGAAGAACGCGCTGTGCTCAACCGCCTATGGCGCCTGGTCAATGACCGGCTCAACTACCTGACTCCGACCATCAAACCCATCGGATACACCAGCACTGCCGACGGGCGCCGCCGACGCTGCTACGACGCCCCGCAAACGCCGCTGGACCGGCTGCTGGCCGCCCAGGTGCTCTCCCCGGCTCAGCGGGCCGAGTTGATCGCCTACCGTGACAGCCTCAACCCCGCGGAGATCGGCCGTGAGATCGCCGACCTGCAGAACCGGCTTGTCCTGCTAGCCAAGCAGAAAACCGAGCAGCTCTACCTGGCCAGCATCCGCACCGCCCTGCCCGACATCCGCAAAGGCGTCCGGATCAAGGCCAGCCGAACCGCCCCTCGGTTTCGCGGGCATTCTTATGTGAGGCATTGA
- a CDS encoding helicase-related protein, giving the protein MTTAVAKSRPASGAAVFTAAPGSVVLVRDAEWLVSAVEQATDGYFVHVIGLSELVRDSEATFSTAIDEVVTVDPAHVRVVPDTSPSFRRSRLWLEATLRKTPIAASDPDLSVASGGLSDPLDYQFKAVRKALDPGKLRPRILLADAVGLGKSIEIGMILAELVRRGRGDRILIVTPKHVLEQMQMELWTRFALPFVRLDSTGIQRIRQILPGNRNPFTYYKRVIISIDTLKSDRYISHLRKQWWDAVVVDESHNVTNTASLNNRLARLLAERTDALILASATPHNGEAESFAELVRLLDPSAVDPAGELDLDQVAKLVIRRHRHHPDVAAEVGSDWADRQPPRNMIVSASPAEDEIARELEDVWLWPASGASPYSGSNAGLFPWVLAKAFLSSPAALAESIKERMRRLDDDEAKAASERDALQRLAELTDKALTAGSAKYDALLKYLREIGVARTSDRCVVVFAERVATLNWLAKAIVRDMRLADDQVAILHGGLSDTDQQDIVESFKLESSPIRVLVTGDVASEGVNLHTHCHHLVHYDIPWSLIRIEQRNGRIDRYGQRHRPEITALLLTPSTERFSGDVRVLTRLVEREHEAHTALGDAASLIGTYDVKAEEEAIRRVLEGSAELDTVVRRVDEVTQGGGLDAFFAGLSTGSLGKPAEDPVEESDPDSRAVYDSEFDFLADAIEQFVTTPRLDPPNGVKWQVHELHSIASMVPAADLRQRLQVLPQSYLRERKVVETFKLALTPARGREELVQARSGTSQSTWPEAHFLAPLHPVIEWAADRALAELSRDEIFAVRGGVAFPTVLVLVTQSNLRGQMVAASYYTVEFPDPTQPSVGLATPYASSHGAIGQLQLGTVNAGDLADVSDLQKLVATAVSVTDAAADQHAEAIRAETAQRIRDWLERTQRWKQQAHSMTQRSSLRQRSRRIDDEQALAQDMNPDRRLVRPLLVVVPPDSSGQD; this is encoded by the coding sequence GTGACCACGGCAGTCGCAAAGTCGCGACCTGCGTCAGGCGCGGCAGTATTCACCGCTGCGCCGGGTTCGGTCGTGCTCGTGCGCGACGCCGAGTGGCTTGTCAGCGCAGTCGAGCAGGCCACGGACGGCTACTTCGTCCACGTCATCGGCTTGTCCGAGTTGGTGCGCGATAGCGAGGCGACGTTCTCCACCGCCATCGACGAGGTCGTCACGGTCGACCCTGCTCATGTCCGTGTGGTGCCCGACACCTCCCCGAGTTTTCGCCGGTCCCGCCTCTGGCTGGAGGCCACGCTGCGCAAGACACCGATCGCCGCGTCGGATCCAGACCTGTCGGTGGCCAGCGGCGGGTTAAGCGACCCGCTCGACTACCAGTTCAAGGCCGTCCGCAAAGCTCTGGACCCCGGCAAACTGCGGCCACGGATCCTGCTGGCCGACGCGGTCGGGCTGGGCAAGAGCATCGAGATCGGGATGATCCTGGCGGAGTTGGTGCGCCGGGGTCGAGGTGATCGCATCCTGATCGTCACCCCCAAACATGTGCTCGAGCAAATGCAGATGGAGTTGTGGACGCGCTTCGCGTTGCCGTTTGTGCGGCTGGATTCCACCGGCATACAACGGATCCGGCAGATCCTGCCAGGCAACCGCAACCCGTTCACCTACTACAAGCGGGTGATCATCTCGATCGACACGCTGAAGAGCGATCGCTACATCTCGCATTTGCGCAAGCAATGGTGGGATGCGGTCGTCGTCGATGAGTCGCATAACGTCACTAACACCGCCTCCCTGAACAACCGATTGGCGCGGTTGCTGGCCGAACGCACCGACGCGTTGATCCTCGCGTCGGCCACTCCGCACAACGGTGAGGCAGAGTCGTTCGCCGAACTGGTCCGCTTGCTCGACCCCAGCGCGGTCGATCCGGCCGGTGAGTTGGATCTCGACCAGGTAGCCAAGCTGGTGATCCGCCGCCACCGCCACCACCCTGACGTGGCCGCCGAGGTGGGCTCGGACTGGGCCGACCGGCAGCCTCCTCGCAACATGATCGTCTCGGCCTCGCCCGCCGAGGATGAGATCGCCCGTGAACTCGAAGACGTGTGGCTGTGGCCGGCGTCAGGCGCATCGCCGTACTCGGGGAGCAACGCGGGCCTGTTCCCGTGGGTGTTGGCCAAGGCGTTCCTGTCGTCGCCGGCCGCGCTGGCCGAATCCATCAAGGAGCGGATGCGCCGCCTCGACGACGACGAGGCCAAGGCCGCATCGGAACGCGACGCCCTTCAACGGCTTGCCGAGTTGACCGACAAGGCTCTCACCGCCGGCTCGGCCAAGTACGATGCGCTGCTGAAGTATCTGCGCGAGATCGGGGTGGCGCGCACCAGCGACCGCTGCGTGGTGGTATTTGCCGAGCGGGTCGCCACGTTGAACTGGTTGGCCAAGGCGATCGTTCGCGACATGAGACTCGCTGACGATCAGGTCGCGATCCTGCACGGCGGCCTCAGCGACACCGACCAGCAGGACATCGTGGAGTCGTTCAAGCTCGAGTCGTCACCGATCCGCGTGCTGGTCACCGGGGACGTCGCCTCCGAAGGTGTAAACCTGCATACCCACTGCCACCACCTCGTGCACTACGACATTCCGTGGAGCCTGATCCGAATCGAGCAGCGTAATGGGCGCATCGACCGCTACGGGCAGCGGCACCGCCCGGAGATCACCGCGTTGCTGCTCACCCCGTCGACTGAGCGATTCAGCGGCGACGTCCGGGTGCTCACCCGCCTGGTGGAACGTGAGCACGAGGCCCACACCGCGCTGGGGGACGCCGCCTCCCTGATCGGTACCTACGATGTCAAGGCCGAGGAGGAAGCCATCCGCCGGGTGCTGGAAGGCAGCGCCGAACTCGACACCGTCGTGCGCAGGGTGGACGAGGTCACCCAGGGTGGCGGGCTGGACGCTTTCTTCGCGGGCTTGTCCACCGGGTCCCTCGGGAAGCCCGCCGAGGATCCGGTCGAAGAATCCGATCCGGACAGCCGTGCCGTCTACGACTCCGAGTTCGATTTCCTCGCTGACGCGATCGAGCAGTTCGTTACGACACCGCGCCTCGACCCACCCAATGGCGTTAAATGGCAAGTGCACGAACTGCATTCGATCGCCTCGATGGTGCCGGCGGCGGACCTGCGCCAACGCCTTCAGGTGTTGCCTCAGTCGTATCTGCGTGAGCGCAAGGTCGTCGAGACCTTCAAACTCGCGCTGACACCCGCGCGGGGCCGCGAGGAACTCGTGCAGGCCCGCTCGGGGACGTCGCAGTCGACGTGGCCGGAGGCGCACTTCCTGGCGCCGCTGCATCCGGTGATCGAGTGGGCCGCCGACCGCGCGCTCGCCGAGCTGAGCCGCGACGAGATCTTCGCGGTTCGCGGCGGCGTAGCATTTCCGACGGTGCTGGTGCTGGTGACCCAGTCGAACCTGCGCGGCCAGATGGTGGCGGCGTCCTACTACACCGTCGAGTTCCCCGACCCGACACAACCATCGGTCGGACTGGCCACACCGTACGCCAGCTCCCACGGCGCCATTGGCCAGCTGCAGCTGGGCACTGTGAACGCCGGCGACCTCGCCGACGTCAGTGATCTGCAAAAGCTGGTGGCCACGGCGGTGTCGGTCACCGATGCCGCAGCCGACCAGCACGCCGAGGCGATTCGCGCCGAAACCGCCCAACGCATCCGGGATTGGTTGGAGCGCACTCAGCGGTGGAAGCAGCAGGCGCACAGCATGACTCAGCGCAGCAGCCTTCGGCAGCGCAGCCGTCGCATCGACGACGAGCAGGCGCTCGCCCAAGACATGAACCCCGACCGCAGGCTGGTCCGGCCGCTGCTCGTTGTAGTTCCGCCGGATTCCAGCGGCCAGGACTAG